Within the Streptomyces sp. R41 genome, the region GATCAGGCCGAGCAGCAGGGACGGCTTGCCGTCACCGAGCAGGCTCACCCTGAACGCGATGGCAAGGAGCGTGTGCACCGCCGCGCAAGTCGAAGACGTACAGCGGCATGCGCCAGGCGCCGCCGCCCATCCCCCAGTTGCCGCCCCAGTCGATGAGGGGCGGGGTAGCGACGATGCCGACGGTCAGCGTTCTGGGGCGCTGGATGCAAGCCGTCACCGGGCATAACGCCTGTCGGCAGACGTGGTGGCAGCCCGGTATGGGTATCAACCGCCGACGTCCTGCGGGTACGTCTTCCAACGAGCCGGGCTCCATGAGGCAGATGCCGGGTCAACTGCGTTGCCACGTGGCGGCGTTCGCGTTCCCTGCACGCGGCGGCCCGCCCGGTACTGCGTCGGCCGACGCCCTCCACCATCCAGCCCGGCTGCACACATCCCACCCGCAGTGGACGTCCGCCTCACCCAGACTCCCGAACGACAGGCAGCACACCGCCACCGTTGAGACGGACACGCGCCCACGCCCCCGGCGCCCGTCGAAGGCGCGCAGGTCGGGCATGGTTGCACTTCCCGCAGCCCCCTGTCAGGAAAACAAGGACTTGAGCAGTCACGGATTCCCATTTCTTGGCTGCTGCCGCTGCGACGGATACGTTGGTCCGCAGGCAGGCACCGATCGAGAGCGTCACCGCCGGTGTTCGCCAGACATGAGGCGGGGGCCGATCATCAAGACCGACCCCCTTGGGTGAGCGCGTCAGACTAGACGGCTGAGCTGCAGGGTCAGATCCAGCGTCCACTGGATCAACATGACCACCAGCGTCCAGAACGTCCAGTCTGGCGACTCATCGAGCTTGTGCACCTACTACCTCCTTCCTCTTCCGGGAGCTCCACCAGAAGAGAGCGAAGGCCGCTCGACGGCTCGCTGAGAACTCTATGGGTGTTCCAGACGGCCAAGACCCAATCTCCAGCGAATAACAGAAGTTGTTCGCACACAGCCCTGAAGTAGCTGATAATGCCGCCCCGTTCGGGGACCCCGAGCAAGCGAACACCTCGCTGACCTGGACCGACGTCGGCTGAGCGGCAATCGCGGCGTGCAGGTACTCGGTTGGGATGCCGACTCAGCTCTCCGCGGCCATGCCGGATGCGCCCTCAGCGCCAACGTCCGTGCTGTCCGGCCAACGGCACGGAGGCCGGCCAGCGTGCAACAGAGCCAACTGCCGCCCCGAGGGCACCGCAGCCCTACGCAGGCGCGCCGCTTGGGCACCGCCGGGGACGGCCTCGGGGTGTTCTTCCAGACTCGCCGCGATCATGCCGCTCCCTCTTCGCAGGCAGAGCAGGGCCAGCCATCTGGACTGGTGCCTGAACCCCATCACGCACTGTTGCGGATCGTGCGCGCCGCGCACCGGTCGCGGCCGGTCGGGTTTGGACTGGTTTTTCCCGGTCAGTCGTATTCATAGATCGCACAGTCGAAGCAGTGAGGACGTGATCCGCAGTGGCCAAGAACCAGAAGGCGCGGGCCAAGACGGAGCAGGTCAAGGGCAAGGCCGAGGAGGCCGCCGGGCGTGCTGTCGGCGACGAGCGTCTGACTGCCGAAGGCAAGGCGGAGCAGGTGAAGGGTGACACCCGCCAGGCCAAGGAAAAGATGAAGGACATCTTCCGGCACTCACGATGACATGACCCAGGGCCCGCCGCACGCTCGTGCGGCGGGCCCTGCACCTGCCCAGGCGAGCGTCCCGGGCCGCGCTTGTGCTGATGAGGTCAGGCCGTGAGGGCCTGCCGGGGTGCACTTGCCGGGGCCTGTGCGCCGCGCACGGCGGGGCGCACCGGGTACGTGGTCTTCGCCGGATCGACGACCGGCTCCCCCAGCACGATCCGGCCCGCCGCGTGCAGCGCGTCGCACTCGTCGGTGGGCAGTGCCACATAGCAACCTCCCTGACCGGCACCCGAACTGAGGGGCTGCCAGTAGCCGTACCGGCGACGGCCGTTGGCGTGCACGGTGAGACAGACAGGAACGCGCTGCACGGTGATGAGACGCAGAACCTCGGCACCGCCGGGGCCGAGTGGAGCGGGCGTGCGCGGGAGGGTTCGGAGCATCGTCAGCGGTCTCCGCTCAGGGCTCGCGGCACGGCGCGGCGGTGAAGAGTGGGCGTCATGTGCGAGCGGGCCTTTCGACGGACGGGTTCGATCACGTACCGCCGGGA harbors:
- a CDS encoding CsbD family protein, translated to MAKNQKARAKTEQVKGKAEEAAGRAVGDERLTAEGKAEQVKGDTRQAKEKMKDIFRHSR